In Geobacillus kaustophilus, a genomic segment contains:
- a CDS encoding fumarylacetoacetate hydrolase family protein: MANVRLRLAGMRQALEATADPRGGTVLIGGRSRRVDEWEWDAPIDGAMYGVALNDRKEWEALSNEMHAPPYEKPPEGPVLYMKPANTINAHRRSVLLPSGIKRLRAAPALGLVIGQTAARVRREQALDFVFGYTIVNDLSIPHKQRYRPAVKEQARDGFAPVGPWIVQKEEAPPLSSLTTRVYVNGRLVQQADPSRFRQPVEQWLADVTAFMTLYPGDVLFFSWPADAPLVAAGDVVRIEIEGIGVLENVIAPEQGDDER; the protein is encoded by the coding sequence ATGGCGAATGTGCGCTTGCGCCTGGCCGGCATGCGGCAAGCGCTTGAAGCAACGGCCGATCCGCGCGGTGGGACGGTGTTGATTGGAGGGCGCTCCCGCCGCGTCGATGAATGGGAATGGGACGCGCCCATTGACGGAGCGATGTACGGGGTGGCGCTGAATGATCGGAAGGAGTGGGAAGCGCTGTCAAATGAGATGCACGCCCCGCCGTATGAAAAGCCGCCCGAAGGCCCGGTGCTGTATATGAAGCCGGCCAACACGATCAACGCGCACCGGCGGTCGGTGCTTCTGCCCAGCGGGATAAAGCGGCTTCGGGCGGCTCCGGCGCTCGGGCTGGTGATCGGCCAGACGGCGGCGCGCGTGCGGCGCGAGCAGGCGCTTGATTTTGTATTCGGCTATACGATCGTCAATGATCTCTCGATTCCACACAAGCAGCGCTATCGCCCGGCGGTGAAGGAGCAGGCGCGCGACGGCTTTGCCCCCGTCGGCCCGTGGATCGTGCAGAAAGAGGAAGCGCCGCCGCTCTCCTCGCTCACCACGCGCGTATACGTCAACGGGCGCCTTGTTCAGCAGGCCGACCCAAGCCGTTTCCGCCAGCCGGTGGAACAATGGCTGGCCGATGTAACCGCGTTTATGACCCTGTACCCGGGCGATGTGCTGTTTTTCAGCTGGCCGGCTGATGCACCGCTCGTTGCGGCGGGAGATGTGGTGCGCATTGAAATCGAAGGGATCGGGGTGTTGGAAAATGTGATCGCCCCGGAACAAGGAGACGATGAGCGATGA
- the hpaE gene encoding 5-carboxymethyl-2-hydroxymuconate semialdehyde dehydrogenase, whose translation MAKQPNVLHYINGQFVESAAGAYFRNINPFTNEPINEVAEGRKEDIDAAVRAAKEAFDHGPWRTMPVERRLRYLFRIAELIEQQADDIAYLEALDTGIPISQAKKQAARAAENFRFYAEMVKTRLVGEAYHVNGQFVNYTVYKPVGVAGLITPWNTPFMLETWKVAPALATGNTVVLKPAEWSPLTANKLAEIIDEAELPAGVFNVVHGFGETAGAALVAHPDVRLISFTGETTTGMEIIRNSAATLKKTSMELGGKSPLLVFADADLDRALDAAVWGVFSLNGERCTANSRLLLEQSIYDEFVTRLKERVDRIVIGDPMNPATELGPLIHRAHWERVNRYIEIAKQEGADVYAPSVPKGLENGNFVPPTLLLNCRNDMKVAQEEIFGPVMAVMSFVDEEDAIRLANDVKYGLAAYVWTSDIKRGHRVAQAIESGMAWVNSPNVRDLRIPFGGTKYSGIGREGGHYSFDFYTEVQVVHVAVGDPPIPAFGKGEKRTALSAEQA comes from the coding sequence ATGGCGAAGCAGCCGAACGTGCTTCATTATATCAACGGACAGTTTGTCGAAAGCGCGGCTGGCGCGTATTTTCGCAACATTAATCCGTTTACGAACGAACCGATCAACGAAGTGGCCGAGGGGCGGAAGGAAGACATCGACGCGGCGGTCCGGGCGGCGAAAGAGGCGTTTGATCATGGCCCGTGGCGGACGATGCCGGTGGAGCGGCGGCTTCGTTATCTGTTCCGCATCGCGGAGTTGATCGAACAGCAGGCGGACGACATCGCCTATTTAGAGGCGCTTGACACCGGCATTCCGATCAGCCAGGCGAAAAAACAGGCCGCCCGCGCGGCGGAAAACTTCCGTTTTTATGCGGAAATGGTGAAAACGCGCCTTGTCGGCGAAGCGTACCATGTGAATGGGCAGTTTGTAAACTATACCGTTTATAAACCAGTCGGCGTGGCGGGGCTCATCACGCCATGGAACACGCCGTTTATGCTCGAGACATGGAAAGTCGCTCCAGCGCTGGCGACCGGCAACACCGTCGTGTTGAAGCCGGCCGAATGGTCGCCGTTGACGGCGAATAAGCTCGCGGAAATCATCGATGAAGCCGAGCTGCCTGCCGGCGTGTTCAACGTTGTGCACGGCTTTGGCGAAACGGCGGGCGCGGCGTTGGTCGCCCATCCGGATGTGCGCCTCATTTCGTTTACCGGTGAAACGACGACCGGCATGGAAATCATCCGCAACAGCGCTGCGACGTTGAAAAAAACATCGATGGAGCTCGGCGGCAAGTCGCCGCTCCTCGTGTTCGCCGATGCGGATCTCGACCGGGCGCTCGACGCGGCGGTTTGGGGGGTGTTTTCATTAAATGGCGAGCGGTGCACGGCCAATTCGCGGCTCTTGCTTGAGCAATCGATTTACGACGAATTTGTCACCCGGCTCAAAGAGCGCGTCGACCGCATCGTCATCGGCGATCCAATGAATCCAGCGACCGAGCTTGGCCCGCTCATTCACCGCGCTCACTGGGAGCGGGTGAACCGCTATATTGAGATTGCCAAGCAGGAAGGGGCGGACGTCTATGCCCCCAGCGTTCCGAAAGGGCTGGAAAACGGCAACTTTGTGCCGCCGACATTGCTGCTTAACTGCCGTAACGATATGAAAGTGGCGCAGGAAGAAATTTTCGGCCCGGTCATGGCCGTGATGTCCTTTGTGGATGAAGAAGACGCCATTCGGCTGGCGAATGATGTCAAGTACGGATTGGCAGCATATGTCTGGACGAGCGATATAAAGCGCGGCCACCGCGTCGCTCAAGCGATCGAAAGCGGGATGGCGTGGGTCAACTCGCCGAACGTCCGCGATTTGCGCATCCCGTTTGGCGGGACGAAATACAGCGGCATCGGCCGCGAAGGCGGGCATTACAGCTTTGATTTCTATACGGAAGTGCAAGTCGTCCACGTCGCGGTCGGCGATCCGCCGATCCCCGCGTTCGGCAAGGGGGAGAAACGGACCGCCTTGTCTGCCGAACAGGCATAA
- a CDS encoding 5-carboxymethyl-2-hydroxymuconate Delta-isomerase — MPHFIVEYTDNLGEEADIRGLLEKVHRVLIERRDWFPIGGIRSRAVRLSEYYVADGAEDDAFVHATLKIAAGRPEEVKKAVGDELFAVMKDHFAPLLAKRYLALSLELYEFSGAGTYKHNNIHARYRT, encoded by the coding sequence ATGCCGCACTTTATTGTCGAATACACGGACAATCTCGGTGAAGAGGCCGACATTCGCGGCTTGCTGGAAAAAGTCCACCGCGTGCTGATCGAGCGGCGCGATTGGTTTCCAATCGGCGGCATTCGCTCGCGCGCCGTTCGGCTCAGCGAATATTATGTGGCCGACGGCGCGGAAGATGACGCGTTCGTGCACGCGACGCTGAAAATCGCCGCCGGGCGTCCGGAGGAAGTCAAAAAAGCCGTCGGCGATGAACTGTTTGCGGTCATGAAAGATCATTTCGCCCCGCTGCTTGCGAAACGCTATTTGGCGCTGTCGCTTGAGCTGTATGAATTCAGCGGGGCAGGGACGTACAAGCACAACAACATTCATGCGCGCTATCGGACATAG
- a CDS encoding fumarylacetoacetate hydrolase family protein — MKRARVAWNGTVIEAEPLDGGRIRLLDGTIVNEREVMWLPPVEPGTIIALGLNYADHAGELSFSAPKEPLLFFKGKNTLVGHRGQTVRPDGVNMMHYECELAVVIGRPARRVKAEQAYDYIFGYTIANDYAVRDYLENYYRPNFRVKNRDRATPLGPWIVSHEEVGDPMALRLRTYVNGAVVQEGYTGDMIFSIPYLLEYITEFMTLAPGDVILTGTPKGAVNVRPDDEVVAEIERIGRLVNYIV, encoded by the coding sequence ATGAAGCGGGCGCGCGTCGCTTGGAACGGAACCGTGATCGAAGCCGAGCCGCTTGACGGTGGCCGGATCCGCCTGCTGGACGGAACAATCGTCAACGAACGTGAGGTGATGTGGCTTCCTCCGGTGGAGCCGGGCACGATCATCGCGCTTGGATTGAATTATGCTGATCATGCCGGCGAGCTGTCGTTTTCCGCGCCGAAAGAGCCGCTTTTGTTTTTCAAAGGGAAAAACACGCTCGTCGGCCATCGCGGTCAAACCGTTCGCCCCGATGGCGTGAACATGATGCATTACGAATGCGAACTGGCGGTGGTGATCGGCCGCCCCGCCCGCCGGGTGAAAGCGGAACAGGCGTACGACTACATTTTCGGGTACACGATCGCGAACGATTATGCCGTTCGCGACTACTTGGAAAATTACTATCGGCCGAATTTCCGCGTCAAAAACCGCGACCGGGCGACGCCGCTCGGCCCATGGATCGTCAGCCATGAGGAAGTCGGCGATCCGATGGCGCTCCGGCTGCGGACGTATGTCAATGGGGCGGTTGTGCAGGAAGGATATACGGGCGATATGATCTTTTCGATTCCGTATTTGCTTGAGTACATCACCGAATTTATGACGCTCGCGCCTGGCGACGTCATTTTGACCGGCACGCCGAAAGGGGCGGTCAATGTCCGGCCCGACGATGAGGTCGTGGCGGAAATCGAGCGCATCGGGAGGCTAGTGAATTACATCGTCTAG
- a CDS encoding manganese catalase family protein — protein MVFQRIDRLAIELPKPKYADPNAAAAVQELLGGRFGEMSTLNNYLFQSFNFRQKKKLRPFYELVASITAEEFGHVELVSNAINLCLTGSTHPGDPDTAPMKEAKDKRNTHHFIATAQTAFPGDSMGKAWTGEYVFNSGNLILDLLHNFFLECGARTHKMRVYEMTDHPTAREMIGYLLVRGGVHILAYAKALEVATGVDVTKLLPIPKLDNRVFDEARKYEDQGVHRRLYTFSGQYYKEIARIWQGTHPSDGQPLEVIEGAPQGGAIPDLDEVPEEFAPGISAEDFFAIAKRLQRSAGL, from the coding sequence GTGGTATTTCAGCGGATCGACCGGCTGGCGATCGAATTGCCGAAGCCGAAGTACGCGGACCCCAATGCAGCTGCGGCCGTGCAGGAGCTGCTTGGCGGCCGTTTTGGCGAAATGTCGACGTTAAACAATTATTTGTTCCAGTCATTCAATTTTCGGCAAAAAAAGAAGCTGCGTCCGTTTTACGAGTTGGTGGCGAGCATCACCGCTGAAGAGTTTGGCCATGTCGAGCTCGTGTCCAATGCGATCAACCTTTGCTTGACCGGTTCCACTCATCCCGGGGATCCGGACACAGCGCCGATGAAGGAGGCGAAAGACAAGCGCAATACGCATCATTTTATCGCGACGGCGCAGACGGCGTTTCCCGGCGATTCGATGGGGAAGGCGTGGACGGGGGAGTACGTGTTCAACAGCGGCAACTTGATTTTGGATTTGCTTCATAACTTCTTCCTTGAGTGCGGAGCGCGCACTCATAAAATGCGCGTCTATGAAATGACCGACCATCCTACGGCCCGCGAGATGATCGGCTACTTGCTTGTGCGCGGGGGCGTCCATATTTTGGCGTATGCCAAGGCGTTGGAAGTCGCGACGGGCGTTGATGTGACGAAACTGCTGCCGATCCCGAAGTTGGATAACCGTGTGTTCGACGAGGCGAGAAAGTATGAGGACCAAGGCGTCCACCGCCGACTTTACACATTCAGCGGCCAGTATTACAAAGAAATCGCCCGCATTTGGCAAGGAACCCATCCAAGCGATGGCCAGCCGCTTGAGGTGATCGAAGGAGCTCCCCAAGGGGGGGCGATCCCAGATTTGGACGAAGTGCCGGAAGAATTCGCCCCCGGGATTTCGGCCGAAGATTTTTTCGCAATCGCCAAGCGGCTGCAGCGGTCGGCAGGGTTGTGA
- a CDS encoding ABC transporter substrate-binding protein codes for MKKRMSLFMAALLFLFLAACGKTSTSGNGEDEIKVGAIFSASGGAAPLGKPEMETVKMLVEQWNKQGGIEGKKIKLIAYDDKSNQNEAVLSTKKLIEQDNVTAIIGGTISGNSLAMIPLIEKAGIPYISLAASKQIVNPSDGSPRHWTFKTAQGDNIVIQKLLGFLKEKGWTNVAWLNVTNAYGTSGHEEFAHYAPEYGVKAVIEEEFEATVDDAKAMLTRVKKANPQAIIVWGTAQESAVVTKNIRQLGIDVPIVESHGIGTKSFIDLAGEAANGVLFPAGRILVAEQLPDSDPQKETLLKYKEQFEKAYSYAPTTFGGHAWDAFHLLVNAIKEGGADKEKIRSALENTRKFIGISGVFHMSKDDHTGLDADSLVMVQIQDGKFVLAEQ; via the coding sequence ATGAAAAAGAGAATGTCTCTGTTCATGGCGGCATTGCTGTTCCTTTTCCTTGCCGCCTGTGGAAAGACATCGACATCTGGGAATGGAGAGGATGAGATCAAAGTCGGCGCCATTTTCTCCGCCTCAGGCGGGGCGGCCCCGCTTGGCAAACCGGAGATGGAGACGGTCAAAATGCTCGTTGAGCAATGGAACAAGCAAGGCGGCATTGAAGGGAAAAAGATCAAACTGATCGCCTACGACGACAAATCCAATCAGAATGAAGCGGTATTATCCACGAAAAAACTCATCGAACAAGACAACGTGACGGCCATCATCGGCGGCACGATCAGCGGCAACTCCTTAGCCATGATTCCACTCATTGAAAAAGCAGGCATTCCGTACATTTCCCTCGCCGCAAGCAAACAAATCGTCAATCCAAGCGATGGATCCCCGCGTCATTGGACATTTAAAACCGCTCAAGGGGACAATATCGTCATTCAGAAGCTGCTTGGTTTTTTAAAAGAGAAAGGATGGACGAACGTCGCCTGGCTGAATGTCACCAACGCCTACGGAACGAGCGGACATGAAGAGTTTGCGCATTATGCTCCGGAATATGGCGTAAAGGCCGTCATCGAAGAGGAGTTTGAAGCGACGGTCGATGATGCGAAAGCCATGTTGACAAGAGTGAAAAAAGCGAATCCGCAAGCCATTATCGTTTGGGGAACGGCGCAAGAATCGGCGGTCGTAACAAAAAATATCCGTCAGTTGGGCATTGATGTGCCGATTGTTGAAAGCCACGGCATTGGCACGAAAAGCTTTATCGACTTGGCCGGGGAGGCAGCCAACGGCGTATTGTTCCCTGCCGGACGCATTTTGGTGGCGGAGCAGCTTCCAGACAGCGATCCGCAAAAAGAAACGCTGCTCAAATACAAGGAACAGTTTGAAAAAGCGTACAGCTATGCTCCGACGACGTTTGGCGGACATGCGTGGGATGCGTTCCATTTGTTGGTCAATGCGATCAAAGAGGGCGGCGCTGATAAAGAGAAAATACGGTCGGCTCTGGAGAATACAAGAAAATTTATCGGCATTTCGGGCGTCTTCCATATGTCGAAAGACGACCATACGGGGCTTGATGCCGACAGTTTGGTGATGGTGCAAATTCAAGACGGGAAGTTTGTGCTTGCCGAGCAGTAA
- the hpaD gene encoding 3,4-dihydroxyphenylacetate 2,3-dioxygenase, giving the protein MTFSIIRCARAVLHVTDLAAARDFYERVLGFVVTEADESHLYLRGLEEYHHHSLLLKKAPRPAVEALGYKVGSEQELEALYEWFAAQTLQPKWLEDGSQRAVGRAFRVQDPSGLPLEFFTHMEKTERLLQRYDLYRGARVQRIDHFNCAVTDVQSAYDFYVQGLGFACSEYTETEDGKLWAAWLHRKQNVHDLALMNGKGPRLHHIGFWLPDPLSLIHACDVLAAAGYAPNIERGPGRHGLSNAFFVYLRDPDGHRIELYNGDYLTSDPDFAPIRWDLDDPRRQTFWGHAAPDSWFEEASVVLDIHSGQPIEPNEPTLAKRKPTFLI; this is encoded by the coding sequence ATGACATTTTCCATTATTCGCTGCGCCCGCGCGGTGCTGCATGTGACCGATTTGGCCGCCGCCCGCGATTTTTACGAACGGGTGCTTGGATTTGTCGTGACGGAAGCGGATGAAAGCCATCTGTATTTGCGGGGGCTTGAAGAATATCACCACCATAGCCTGCTGTTGAAAAAGGCGCCCCGCCCCGCGGTGGAGGCGCTTGGCTACAAAGTCGGCTCCGAGCAGGAATTGGAAGCGCTTTATGAATGGTTTGCGGCGCAAACGCTGCAGCCGAAATGGCTGGAAGACGGGAGCCAGCGCGCCGTCGGAAGGGCGTTTCGCGTGCAAGATCCGTCCGGGCTGCCGCTTGAGTTTTTCACCCATATGGAGAAAACGGAGCGGCTTTTGCAGCGGTATGACTTGTACCGCGGCGCCCGCGTGCAGCGCATCGATCATTTCAACTGCGCGGTGACGGACGTTCAAAGTGCGTACGATTTTTATGTCCAAGGCTTGGGCTTTGCCTGCTCAGAGTATACAGAAACCGAGGATGGAAAACTTTGGGCGGCATGGCTGCACCGGAAGCAAAACGTCCACGATTTGGCGCTGATGAATGGAAAAGGGCCGCGCCTTCACCATATCGGTTTTTGGCTTCCGGATCCGCTCAGCCTGATCCATGCGTGCGATGTGCTGGCGGCCGCCGGATATGCGCCGAACATTGAACGCGGGCCGGGCCGCCACGGATTGTCGAACGCCTTCTTTGTCTATTTGCGCGACCCGGATGGCCACCGAATTGAGCTGTATAACGGCGATTATTTGACGAGCGACCCCGATTTTGCGCCGATCCGCTGGGATTTGGACGATCCGCGCCGGCAAACGTTTTGGGGGCATGCAGCGCCGGACAGCTGGTTTGAAGAGGCGTCCGTCGTTCTTGACATTCACAGCGGCCAGCCCATCGAGCCGAACGAACCGACATTGGCGAAGCGGAAACCGACTTTCCTGATTTAG
- the hpaI gene encoding 2,4-dihydroxyhept-2-ene-1,7-dioic acid aldolase — protein MAYREAKERLRGSIAPVVTPFDEEGNVDFAVLAALIDWHIESGTHGISVTGTSGEPSSLTLEERKQVMEAAKKAVAGRVPFVPGTGSTNHAETIELTKFAQEIGADAAMVIVPYYNRPSQAALYKHFKAVAESVDIPIIVYNIPGRTAVNLEVKTLARLAEDCPNIIGVKESNKDFEHVNRVLWHCGRDFLLFSGIELLCYPMLSIGGAGSISATANVVPDKVAELHDAWFEGDIKRAQDLHFELMELNDVLFIETNPGPVKAALGMMGKITPKLRLPLDLPSEEHQQQIRRTLVKYGLLAEEPQKTA, from the coding sequence ATGGCATACCGCGAGGCGAAAGAACGGCTGCGCGGCTCGATCGCGCCGGTCGTCACGCCGTTTGATGAGGAAGGAAACGTGGATTTTGCGGTGCTGGCTGCGCTCATCGACTGGCATATTGAAAGCGGCACGCACGGCATTTCTGTCACGGGGACGTCGGGAGAGCCGAGCTCGCTGACGCTTGAAGAGCGAAAACAAGTGATGGAGGCGGCGAAAAAAGCAGTGGCGGGGCGGGTGCCGTTCGTGCCGGGGACGGGGTCGACGAACCATGCGGAAACGATCGAGCTGACCAAATTTGCGCAAGAGATTGGGGCCGATGCCGCCATGGTCATCGTCCCGTATTACAACCGTCCGTCCCAGGCGGCGTTGTATAAACATTTTAAGGCGGTGGCCGAGTCGGTCGACATCCCGATCATCGTCTACAACATCCCGGGGCGGACGGCGGTCAATTTGGAAGTGAAGACGTTAGCGCGGCTGGCTGAGGATTGTCCGAACATTATCGGGGTGAAAGAGTCAAATAAAGATTTTGAACATGTCAACCGGGTGTTGTGGCATTGCGGGCGCGATTTCCTTCTTTTTTCCGGCATCGAGCTATTGTGCTATCCGATGCTTTCGATCGGCGGCGCCGGGTCGATCAGCGCGACGGCGAACGTCGTGCCGGATAAAGTGGCCGAGCTGCACGACGCCTGGTTCGAAGGCGACATCAAGCGGGCGCAGGATCTTCATTTTGAGCTGATGGAGCTCAATGATGTGCTGTTCATTGAAACGAATCCGGGCCCGGTCAAGGCGGCGCTCGGGATGATGGGAAAAATCACCCCGAAGCTCCGGCTGCCGCTCGATTTGCCAAGCGAAGAGCATCAGCAGCAAATCCGCCGCACGCTCGTCAAATACGGGCTGCTGGCCGAGGAACCGCAGAAAACGGCATAA
- a CDS encoding GntR family transcriptional regulator — translation METKAKNKTQLAYEYILSRIENGVYGPGYRVVIDQIARELGLSSIPVREAIRQLEAEGLVEFKPYAGAVVSTINEKEYVETLSVLAVLEGYATALGSTNLTKEAIDELEQLNERMERALEELELERFSELNYEFHSLIYAHCGNAYLEEQIKQIWQRMKRIRVYGFTFVPQRAKASIEEHREIIRLLREQAPPHEIEQYVRQHKINTAEAFKRRR, via the coding sequence ATGGAAACGAAAGCGAAAAACAAAACCCAATTGGCTTATGAGTATATTCTTTCCCGCATTGAAAACGGCGTCTACGGGCCGGGATACCGAGTCGTCATCGACCAAATCGCCCGCGAGCTTGGGTTAAGCAGCATCCCGGTGCGCGAAGCGATCCGTCAGCTTGAGGCAGAAGGATTAGTCGAGTTTAAGCCGTATGCAGGCGCTGTCGTCAGCACCATTAACGAGAAAGAATATGTAGAAACGTTATCCGTGTTGGCTGTCTTAGAAGGCTATGCGACTGCGCTTGGCTCCACCAATTTAACGAAGGAGGCGATCGACGAGCTTGAGCAGTTGAACGAACGAATGGAGCGGGCGCTTGAAGAGCTGGAGCTTGAACGGTTCAGCGAGCTGAACTACGAGTTTCATTCCTTGATTTACGCCCACTGCGGCAATGCATATCTCGAGGAGCAAATCAAGCAAATTTGGCAGCGGATGAAGCGCATCCGCGTGTACGGATTCACGTTTGTCCCGCAGCGGGCAAAAGCCTCGATCGAAGAGCATCGAGAGATCATCCGCCTGCTGCGGGAACAGGCGCCGCCGCATGAAATTGAGCAATACGTCCGGCAACATAAAATAAACACCGCCGAAGCGTTTAAGCGGCGGCGCTGA
- a CDS encoding LysR family transcriptional regulator, whose amino-acid sequence MIDVKQLKYFVTIAEEGQITKAAQKLHIAQPPLSQQLKQLEEELGVPLFDRKVKKMELTAPGKAFYEKAKQLLRQLDDAVAEIKEIEAGAAGTLSIGCVKSCFYYLAQAIRRFHEQVPNVTFHLREGDTFSICQLLQERHIDIGIVRLPVDSADYDVIRLNGERYVGVLPAQWKTGRTALYMRDFADWPLLLLHRVHGAGQYERVIEECRRHGFEPNVLCECPDATILLSLVAQGLGAAIVPQSTVALFRLPGIRVLEIVDSSMTAEAAAILDPQRYLPKSARRFLDVLQTVAARAAGGQHEER is encoded by the coding sequence ATGATCGATGTGAAACAGCTGAAATATTTCGTCACCATTGCGGAAGAAGGGCAAATCACCAAAGCGGCGCAAAAGCTTCATATCGCCCAGCCGCCGCTCAGCCAGCAGCTGAAGCAGCTTGAAGAAGAGCTCGGTGTTCCGTTGTTTGACCGCAAGGTGAAAAAAATGGAGCTCACCGCACCAGGCAAAGCATTTTATGAAAAGGCGAAGCAGCTGCTGCGCCAGCTTGATGACGCCGTAGCGGAAATCAAAGAAATCGAAGCGGGAGCGGCGGGAACGCTGTCGATCGGCTGCGTCAAATCGTGCTTTTACTATTTGGCTCAAGCCATTCGTCGATTCCATGAACAAGTTCCGAACGTGACTTTTCATCTCCGTGAAGGGGATACGTTTTCCATTTGCCAGCTCCTTCAAGAACGGCACATTGACATCGGCATCGTCCGCCTGCCGGTCGACTCGGCTGATTACGACGTCATCCGCCTGAACGGCGAACGCTATGTCGGCGTATTGCCGGCGCAATGGAAAACCGGACGAACCGCGCTATACATGCGTGATTTTGCGGATTGGCCGCTTCTCCTTCTCCACCGGGTGCACGGCGCCGGACAGTACGAGCGGGTCATCGAGGAATGCCGCCGCCATGGATTTGAACCGAACGTCCTATGCGAATGCCCGGATGCGACCATCTTGCTTTCCCTTGTCGCCCAAGGCCTCGGAGCCGCCATTGTGCCGCAATCCACCGTGGCCTTGTTTCGCCTCCCCGGCATCCGCGTACTCGAGATCGTCGACTCTTCTATGACAGCGGAAGCCGCCGCCATCCTCGACCCGCAACGGTATTTGCCGAAAAGCGCCCGCCGCTTCCTCGACGTGCTCCAAACCGTTGCGGCCCGCGCCGCCGGCGGCCAACATGAAGAAAGATAG
- the hpaB gene encoding 4-hydroxyphenylacetate 3-monooxygenase, oxygenase component, with product MPAKTGQQYMERLKRAKSSVYIHGEKVEDVTAHPAFCNVVRSMAALYDRQYEKPDKMLYRSPTTGQPVGMTFIQPTTIEELIARREATQEWARMSAGMMGRSPDYLNAEVMAMGVANDLFAEDDPMFAENAKNYYEYARENDISLTHTLIHPQMNRAKALHEQNDADVPLHLVERRKDGIIVSGIRLLATQGGITDEILVFPSTVKKSTAGEDPYALAFAIPNNTPGVKFICREAFDYGRSAWDHPLASRFEEGDAIVSFENVFVPWERVFVCGNSSICNRTFRETNAVIHMSHQVVAKNIVKTEFLLGVTLCLIEAIAIGEFQHVKDKGAEIMLVLETMKSHLYRAEHNAKRDRWGTMTPDFAALDAARNWYPRIYPRLSEIIRILGASGLMAIPTEADFHNEEIGDIVRRAMQGATIDGYERVQLFRLAWDLTMSAFGARQTHYEYYFFGDPVRMGMAYFDGYEKEPYKQFVREFLRGAKSVFIPSDNKH from the coding sequence ATGCCGGCCAAAACGGGGCAACAGTATATGGAGCGGCTCAAGCGGGCGAAAAGCAGCGTGTACATCCATGGGGAAAAAGTCGAGGATGTCACTGCACATCCGGCGTTTTGCAACGTCGTCCGTTCGATGGCGGCGCTTTACGACCGGCAATATGAAAAGCCGGACAAAATGTTGTATCGGTCGCCGACAACCGGGCAGCCCGTCGGCATGACGTTCATTCAGCCGACCACGATTGAAGAGCTCATCGCCCGCCGCGAGGCGACGCAAGAATGGGCGCGTATGTCGGCGGGGATGATGGGGCGCTCGCCGGATTACTTAAACGCGGAAGTCATGGCCATGGGCGTCGCCAATGATCTGTTTGCTGAAGATGATCCGATGTTTGCTGAAAATGCCAAAAACTACTATGAGTACGCGCGGGAAAACGACATCAGCTTGACGCACACGCTCATCCATCCGCAAATGAACCGCGCCAAGGCGCTTCACGAACAAAACGATGCCGATGTGCCGCTCCATTTGGTGGAACGGCGAAAAGACGGGATCATCGTCAGCGGCATCCGCCTGTTGGCTACGCAAGGCGGGATTACCGACGAAATTTTAGTGTTTCCATCGACCGTGAAAAAATCGACAGCCGGTGAAGACCCGTACGCGCTCGCCTTTGCGATTCCGAACAATACGCCGGGCGTGAAGTTCATTTGCCGCGAGGCGTTTGACTACGGGCGGAGCGCGTGGGATCATCCGCTCGCGTCCCGCTTTGAAGAGGGCGATGCGATCGTGTCGTTTGAAAACGTGTTTGTGCCGTGGGAGCGCGTGTTTGTGTGCGGCAATTCGTCGATTTGCAACCGGACGTTCCGTGAGACGAACGCGGTCATTCATATGTCTCATCAAGTCGTGGCGAAAAACATTGTGAAAACGGAGTTTTTGCTCGGCGTCACGCTCTGTCTCATCGAAGCGATCGCCATCGGCGAGTTTCAGCATGTGAAAGACAAAGGGGCGGAAATCATGCTCGTCCTCGAGACGATGAAAAGCCATTTGTACCGGGCGGAGCACAATGCGAAGCGAGACCGCTGGGGAACGATGACGCCGGATTTTGCCGCGCTCGATGCCGCGCGCAACTGGTATCCGCGCATTTATCCGCGGCTTTCGGAGATCATCCGCATTTTAGGAGCATCGGGGTTGATGGCCATCCCGACCGAAGCCGATTTCCACAACGAAGAAATTGGCGATATCGTCCGCCGGGCGATGCAAGGGGCGACCATTGACGGCTATGAGCGCGTCCAGCTGTTCCGGCTCGCTTGGGATCTCACGATGAGCGCGTTCGGCGCCCGGCAGACGCATTATGAATATTACTTTTTCGGCGATCCGGTTCGGATGGGGATGGCGTATTTTGACGGCTATGAAAAAGAGCCGTATAAACAGTTCGTGCGCGAATTTCTGCGCGGCGCCAAAAGCGTGTTCATTCCTTCTGACAACAAGCATTGA